One Canis lupus familiaris isolate Mischka breed German Shepherd chromosome 20, alternate assembly UU_Cfam_GSD_1.0, whole genome shotgun sequence genomic region harbors:
- the OR7C19 gene encoding olfactory receptor family 7 subfamily C member 19, with the protein MELRNHSGLPVFLLLGFSEKPEIQSVLFGLFLSLYLVTVFGNLLIILAISSDSHLHTPMYFFLSNLSFSDICFTSTTIPKMLLSIQTQNKVITYAGCITQMYFFTVFGLLDNLLLTAMAYDRFVAVCHPLHYTVIMNPQLCAQLLTLTWLISVLGALPESLTMLRLSFCAVVEIPHYFCELPEVLKLACSNTFTNNVVLYIVTGVMGFFPLAGILFSYSRIVSSVLNISTVGGKYKAFSTCGSHLSVVSLFYGTCLGVYLSSTWTHASETGMFASVLYTVVTPMMNPFIYSLRNRDMKRALRKLLCSMSSSQ; encoded by the coding sequence ATGGAATTGAGAAACCACTCAGGGCTTCCAGTGTTTCTCCTCCTGGGATTTTCTGAGAAGCCAGAAATTCAGTCTGTTCTCTTTGGGCTGTTCCTGTCTTTGTACCTGGTCACTGTCTTTGGGAACCTGCTCATCATCCTGGCCATCAGCTCAGactcccacctccacacccctatgtacttcttcctctccaaccTGTCCTTTTCAGATATCTGTTTCACCTCAACCACCATCCCAAAAATGTTGCTGAGCATCCAGACTCAGAACAAAGTCATTACCTATGCAGGCTGCATCACACAGATGTATTTTTTCACAGTTTTTGGACTTTTGGACAATTTACTTCTGACTGCAATGGCCTATGACCGTTTTGTGGCTGTCTGTCATCCCCTGCACTACACAGTCATCATGAATCCTCAGCTCTGCGCCCAGTTACTCACCCTGACCTGGCTCATCAGTGTTCTGGGGGCCCTTCCTGAGAGTTTAACCATGTTGCGACTCTCCTTCTGTGCAGTCGTTGAAATCCCACACTATTTCTGTGAACTCCCTGAAGTCCTAAAGCTTGCCTGCTCTAATACCTTCACCAATAATGTCGTATTATATATTGTGACAGGCGTTATGGGCTTTTTTCCTCTCGCTGGGATCCTTTTCTCTTATTCTCGAATTGTCTCTTCTGTATTGAATATCTCAACAGTGGGAGGAAAGTATAAAGCATTCTCCACCTGTGGGTCTCACCTCTCCGTGGTCTCCTTATTCTACGGAACCTGTCTGGGGGTCTACCTCAGTTCCACCTGGACACATGCCTCTGAGACAGGGATGTTCGCCTCAGTCCTGTATACCGTGGTCACTCCCATGATGAACCCCTTCATCTACAGCCTGAGGAACAGAGACATGAAGAGGGCTCTGAGAAAGCTTCTCTGTAGCATGTCATCCTCCCAATGA